A DNA window from Chlamydia felis Fe/C-56 contains the following coding sequences:
- a CDS encoding PP2C family protein-serine/threonine phosphatase, translated as MIPFTKTIGYRLWLACVAAILIPLGINIALLNIRQYRTTVSSVAVAFKENAAFKADTLMQLVPLNADVLALFSEVLDLDEGIPSVPDVELSNEMQRMFSSTYDEISLIKLQPNGEKIVVASSQPQHLGENYQNKINIPNNIPFSATFKQSAENHEVYSVMQANIFDTDTHKLLGMLYTTHNAEKFLEDILVNTQAYFTVKTALLSKDGIILKASDPDLDLRAIYPHITEMQFCDTFLDESTCPKEVSLKAIHLSPLSIEPNFFSFKNGKQEVWCYLDNVPNMDLSILSYGVKAELFSTLWKRMLIYFAYFSCVVLGSFIAYLVAKRLSLPIRKLATVIIQTRENIRDPYVDDSLGFEVNRLGHIFNAMTQSLDQQQSLAEKNYEIKESAQNALRLGEQAQQRLLPNTLASYPHTELAKVYIPAITVGGDFFDAFTVGEGDNAKLFLIVADASGKGVQACGYSLFLKNMLRTFLSQTPSIKDAIEQTSSLFYKNTADSGMFVTLCVYSYNYKTGIIEFYSCGHNPACYLSPNGEVSCLYHPGMALGFLPHIPDIPTASFQPAPGSLIVLYSDGITEAHNKHFEMFGEERLKNVIKTLVGKSAEDAMHSLMLSVKTFVGNCHQYDDITLLILKISDS; from the coding sequence ATGATTCCTTTTACAAAAACGATAGGCTATCGTTTATGGCTAGCATGCGTAGCTGCAATATTAATTCCTTTAGGGATTAATATCGCTCTACTCAATATCAGACAATACCGCACTACGGTATCATCTGTTGCCGTAGCATTTAAAGAAAATGCCGCATTTAAAGCAGATACTCTCATGCAACTAGTCCCTTTAAATGCCGACGTTTTAGCGTTATTTTCAGAAGTCTTAGACCTTGATGAAGGGATCCCCTCAGTCCCTGATGTTGAGCTTAGCAATGAAATGCAAAGAATGTTTAGCTCAACATATGACGAGATCTCTTTAATTAAGCTACAGCCCAACGGAGAGAAAATCGTTGTTGCTTCTAGTCAACCTCAGCATCTTGGGGAAAATTACCAAAATAAAATAAATATCCCAAACAACATCCCATTTTCTGCAACATTTAAGCAGTCTGCAGAAAATCATGAAGTATACTCTGTGATGCAAGCAAATATTTTTGATACTGATACTCACAAGCTTTTAGGAATGCTCTACACAACTCATAATGCAGAAAAGTTCCTAGAAGATATTCTGGTAAATACCCAGGCTTACTTCACGGTAAAAACAGCTCTTTTATCCAAAGATGGGATCATTTTAAAAGCCTCGGATCCAGACTTAGATCTTCGAGCGATCTACCCGCATATTACTGAAATGCAATTTTGCGACACTTTTCTAGATGAAAGCACCTGTCCAAAAGAGGTGTCTCTAAAGGCAATTCATCTATCTCCTTTATCCATAGAGCCAAACTTTTTCTCTTTTAAAAATGGGAAACAAGAAGTGTGGTGCTACCTCGATAACGTTCCTAATATGGACCTGAGCATTCTTTCCTACGGAGTAAAAGCTGAGCTTTTTTCTACACTATGGAAACGCATGCTCATATATTTTGCTTATTTTTCATGTGTTGTACTAGGAAGCTTTATTGCCTATCTTGTTGCTAAAAGGCTCTCGCTACCCATCCGCAAACTTGCTACAGTCATCATACAAACAAGAGAAAATATCAGAGATCCTTATGTAGATGATTCCCTAGGATTTGAAGTGAACAGGTTGGGACATATTTTTAATGCCATGACGCAAAGCCTTGACCAACAACAAAGCCTAGCTGAGAAAAATTATGAAATAAAAGAAAGCGCCCAAAATGCTCTACGCCTTGGAGAGCAAGCCCAACAAAGGCTTCTTCCCAACACGCTTGCAAGTTACCCGCATACAGAATTAGCGAAAGTTTATATTCCAGCTATTACCGTAGGAGGAGATTTCTTCGATGCCTTTACTGTCGGTGAGGGAGACAATGCCAAGTTATTTTTAATAGTTGCTGACGCTTCTGGTAAAGGCGTACAAGCTTGTGGCTACTCTCTATTTCTTAAGAACATGCTACGCACATTCTTATCACAAACCCCTTCTATAAAAGATGCTATCGAACAAACCTCATCTCTATTTTACAAAAATACTGCCGATTCAGGGATGTTTGTCACCCTATGTGTCTACAGCTACAATTACAAAACAGGGATTATAGAGTTTTATTCCTGCGGCCACAATCCTGCATGCTATCTATCTCCTAATGGTGAGGTTTCTTGTCTATATCACCCTGGGATGGCTCTAGGTTTTCTTCCCCATATTCCTGATATCCCTACGGCCAGTTTCCAACCAGCTCCAGGATCTTTGATTGTCTTATATTCGGATGGAATCACAGAAGCTCACAACAAACATTTTGAAATGTTTGGTGAGGAACGTTTAAAAAACGTTATAAAAACTTTGGTGGGGAAAAGCGCAGAAGATGCTATGCATTCTTTAATGTTATCTGTGAAAACTTTCGTAGGAAATTGCCATCAATACGATGACATTACTTTGCTGATTCTTAAAATCTCGGACTCATGA
- the eno gene encoding phosphopyruvate hydratase, whose product MLEVAISDIQAREILDSRGYPTLYVKVITDAGTFGEACVPSGASTGIKEALELRDHDTSRYQGKGVLQALNNVKEVLLPVVQGVNIFDQILIDSIMVEADGTPNKEKLGANAILGISLAAAKAAAATLGQPFYRYVGGCFSHVLPCPMMNLINGGMHANNGLQFQEFMIRPIGATSIKEAVRMGADVFHTLKKLLNDKNLATGVGDEGGFAPQLKSNSEALDLLVLAIEKSGFQPGKEISLALDCAASSFYDTKTKTYEGKSYQEQVEILADLCDRYPIDSIEDGLAEEDFDGWDLLTAELGDAIQIVGDDLFVTNPELIAEGISKGRANAVLIKPNQIGTLTETSEAIQLAHNQGYTTILSHRSGETEDTTIADLAVAFNTGQIKTGSLSRSERIAKYNRLMAIEEELGPVGLFKDSNPFSGE is encoded by the coding sequence ATGTTAGAAGTTGCTATTTCAGATATCCAAGCTAGAGAAATTTTAGATTCCAGAGGATATCCAACACTATATGTTAAAGTAATTACAGACGCAGGCACTTTTGGAGAAGCTTGTGTACCTTCGGGAGCCTCTACAGGAATAAAAGAAGCTTTAGAACTTCGAGATCACGATACTTCTCGATATCAAGGGAAAGGCGTCTTACAGGCTTTAAATAACGTAAAAGAAGTTCTCCTCCCTGTTGTACAAGGAGTCAACATATTCGATCAAATTCTTATCGATTCTATCATGGTAGAAGCCGATGGAACCCCAAATAAAGAGAAACTCGGCGCTAATGCGATTTTAGGGATTTCTTTAGCAGCAGCAAAAGCAGCGGCAGCAACATTAGGCCAGCCTTTTTACCGTTATGTAGGTGGATGTTTCTCTCACGTTCTCCCCTGCCCAATGATGAACCTCATTAACGGAGGTATGCATGCCAATAATGGACTACAATTCCAAGAATTTATGATTCGTCCTATCGGAGCAACATCAATAAAAGAGGCGGTACGTATGGGAGCAGATGTTTTTCACACTCTGAAAAAACTCCTCAACGATAAGAACCTCGCTACGGGAGTGGGAGATGAGGGAGGATTTGCTCCTCAACTCAAATCCAACTCTGAAGCTTTAGATCTTCTTGTATTAGCTATTGAAAAATCTGGTTTCCAACCGGGGAAAGAAATTTCACTAGCTCTTGATTGCGCAGCATCTTCTTTCTATGATACCAAAACAAAAACTTACGAGGGTAAGAGCTATCAAGAACAAGTAGAAATACTTGCAGATCTTTGCGACCGTTATCCTATTGATTCCATAGAAGATGGTCTTGCTGAAGAAGATTTTGACGGTTGGGATTTGCTCACAGCAGAACTTGGAGACGCTATCCAAATCGTAGGAGATGACCTCTTTGTTACCAATCCAGAATTAATTGCAGAAGGGATCAGCAAGGGTCGTGCAAACGCCGTATTAATTAAGCCAAATCAAATCGGAACATTAACAGAAACCTCTGAGGCTATACAACTTGCCCACAATCAAGGGTACACGACAATCCTATCCCATAGATCTGGAGAGACCGAGGACACGACAATTGCAGATCTTGCCGTAGCTTTCAATACTGGACAAATTAAAACGGGATCGCTATCGCGTTCAGAACGAATTGCCAAGTACAACAGACTTATGGCAATAGAAGAAGAACTCGGCCCCGTAGGTCTATTTAAAGACTCAAATCCATTTTCTGGAGAATAG
- the uvrB gene encoding excinuclease ABC subunit UvrB encodes MTFELRADFAPCGDQPAAIAKLTQGVRNQAQFQVLLGTTGSGKTFTIANVVANINRPTLVLAHNKTLAAQLYQEFKEFFPNNAVEYFISYYDYYQPEAYIARNDTYIEKSLLINSEIDKLRLSATRSILERRDTLIVSSVSCIYGIGSPDNYASMALELEIEKEYPRSLLTSQLVKMNYQASPVAQRATFRERGSVIDIFPAYESDRAIRLAFFNDTLTSIEYNDPLTMMPLESVASVIIYPGSHYVTPEAVREQAIRSIREELEERMLFFHDRPIEQDRLFQRTIHDIEMIKETGFCKGIENYSRHFTKTPPGSPPACLLDYFPEDFLLVIDESHQTLPQMRAMYRGDLSRKQSLVEYGFRLPSAYDNRPLTYEEARKYFHNVIYVSATPGEMELNESRGHVVEQIIRPTGIPDPIPEIRPATGQVDDLLEEIRKRLSKSQEKILVISITKKLAEDIAAFLSELDIAAAYLHSGIETAERTRILTDLRLGNIDVLIGVNLLREGLDLPEVSLVAILDADKEGFLRSTSSLIQFCGRAARNVEGKVIFYADQKTQSIEQTLKETERRRKIQLEYNKAHNITPQPIIKAILANPIPQGRKQETQDNLKMPLSTKELEKLIKKYENLMQQAAHEFRFDEAAKYRDKMKAAKEQLLYLS; translated from the coding sequence ATGACTTTTGAATTACGAGCTGATTTTGCTCCTTGTGGCGATCAGCCAGCAGCCATCGCTAAGCTTACTCAGGGTGTGCGTAATCAAGCTCAGTTCCAAGTGCTTTTGGGCACCACAGGATCTGGGAAAACATTTACTATTGCGAATGTTGTGGCCAATATCAATCGTCCTACATTGGTATTGGCGCATAATAAAACTCTAGCGGCTCAGCTGTATCAAGAATTCAAAGAGTTCTTCCCCAACAATGCGGTTGAGTATTTCATCTCTTACTACGATTACTATCAACCTGAAGCCTACATTGCTCGTAATGATACCTACATAGAAAAAAGCCTCTTAATCAATAGTGAAATCGATAAATTACGTTTATCTGCCACGCGATCTATTTTAGAACGTAGAGATACGTTAATCGTGTCTTCTGTATCCTGTATTTACGGTATTGGTTCTCCAGACAACTATGCCTCTATGGCTTTAGAGTTAGAAATAGAGAAGGAATACCCGCGTTCATTGCTTACTTCTCAGCTTGTAAAAATGAATTATCAAGCTTCTCCTGTAGCGCAACGCGCGACATTCCGGGAACGCGGTAGTGTTATAGACATTTTCCCCGCTTATGAAAGCGACCGCGCTATTCGCTTAGCATTTTTTAACGATACACTAACTTCTATAGAATACAACGATCCCCTAACCATGATGCCTTTGGAATCGGTAGCCTCAGTCATTATATATCCAGGATCACACTACGTCACACCAGAAGCTGTTCGTGAACAAGCAATCCGTTCTATACGAGAAGAACTAGAAGAACGCATGTTATTCTTCCACGACCGCCCAATAGAACAAGATAGACTATTCCAGAGAACGATTCATGATATCGAAATGATCAAAGAGACAGGATTTTGTAAAGGAATAGAAAACTATTCCCGACACTTTACAAAAACGCCTCCAGGATCACCTCCAGCATGCCTTTTAGATTATTTCCCCGAGGATTTTTTATTAGTCATAGATGAGTCTCACCAAACACTACCACAAATGCGCGCTATGTATCGTGGAGATCTATCTAGAAAGCAGTCATTGGTAGAGTACGGTTTTCGTCTCCCCTCAGCTTATGATAACCGTCCTCTGACTTACGAAGAAGCTAGAAAATATTTCCATAACGTAATTTATGTATCCGCAACCCCAGGAGAGATGGAGTTAAACGAAAGTCGCGGACATGTTGTAGAACAAATTATTCGGCCTACAGGTATTCCTGATCCTATCCCAGAAATCCGACCTGCAACGGGACAGGTAGATGATCTCCTTGAAGAAATCCGCAAACGCTTATCTAAATCGCAAGAAAAGATTCTAGTCATCTCTATCACTAAAAAACTCGCTGAGGATATCGCAGCTTTCTTGTCAGAATTAGATATTGCAGCCGCTTATTTACATTCGGGCATAGAAACTGCAGAACGCACGCGAATTCTTACGGATTTACGTTTAGGAAATATCGATGTACTTATAGGCGTAAACCTACTTCGCGAAGGATTGGATCTTCCCGAAGTGTCCTTAGTCGCTATTCTTGATGCGGATAAAGAAGGCTTTTTGCGTAGCACATCTTCCTTAATACAGTTTTGTGGAAGAGCAGCTAGAAACGTAGAAGGGAAAGTGATTTTCTACGCAGATCAAAAAACACAATCTATAGAACAAACCTTAAAAGAAACAGAACGTCGTCGAAAAATACAGCTAGAGTATAATAAAGCGCACAATATCACTCCGCAACCTATCATCAAAGCGATTCTTGCTAACCCTATTCCTCAAGGAAGGAAACAGGAAACTCAAGACAATCTGAAGATGCCCTTATCTACAAAAGAATTAGAAAAACTGATAAAAAAATACGAAAATCTCATGCAGCAAGCAGCTCATGAATTTCGATTTGATGAAGCTGCAAAATATCGAGATAAAATGAAAGCTGCTAAAGAACAACTTCTTTATCTCTCATAA
- the trpS gene encoding tryptophan--tRNA ligase, which yields MNNKKRVLTGDRPTGKLHLGHWVGSIKNRLDLQNNPAYECFFIVADLHTLTTRVRKEQVLDVDNHIYEVLADWLSVGIDPSKSAIYLQSAIPEIYELHLLFSMLISVNRIMGLPSLKEMAKNASIEEGGLSLGLVGYPVLQSADILLAKAQLVPVGKDNEAHVELTRDIARNFNRLYGEIFPEPETLQGDLTSLVGIDGQGKMSKSANNAIYLSDDAEIIQDKVKRMYTDPNRIHATTPGKVEGNPLFIYHDIFNPNKEEVEEFKTRYRQGCIKDIEVKARLAEELILFLKPFREKRAELLAKPQVLHEALQLGTEKMRAIAKETMAEVHDTLRLSQKWRSRMLP from the coding sequence ATGAATAACAAAAAGCGCGTGCTTACCGGCGACCGACCAACGGGGAAACTACATTTAGGACACTGGGTCGGCTCTATTAAAAATCGTTTGGATTTACAGAATAACCCTGCTTACGAATGTTTTTTCATCGTTGCGGATCTTCACACTCTTACAACCAGGGTACGTAAAGAACAAGTTCTTGACGTGGATAATCACATTTACGAAGTTCTTGCGGACTGGTTGAGTGTGGGGATAGATCCAAGTAAATCTGCCATTTACTTACAGTCGGCCATCCCCGAAATTTATGAGCTTCATCTGCTGTTTTCCATGCTAATTTCGGTTAATCGAATTATGGGGCTCCCTAGCCTTAAGGAAATGGCAAAAAATGCCTCTATAGAAGAGGGGGGCTTGTCTCTAGGATTAGTAGGTTATCCCGTATTACAAAGTGCGGATATTCTTCTTGCCAAAGCTCAACTGGTTCCTGTAGGAAAAGATAATGAAGCTCATGTAGAGCTCACGCGTGATATTGCCCGCAATTTCAATCGTCTATACGGGGAGATCTTTCCGGAACCAGAAACTCTACAAGGAGATCTCACTTCTCTAGTAGGTATTGATGGCCAAGGAAAAATGAGCAAATCTGCAAATAATGCGATATACCTTTCTGATGATGCGGAGATAATCCAAGATAAAGTCAAAAGAATGTATACCGATCCAAACCGGATTCACGCCACGACACCAGGAAAAGTTGAAGGAAATCCCCTATTTATCTACCACGATATTTTCAACCCTAATAAAGAAGAAGTTGAAGAATTTAAAACGCGTTACCGTCAAGGGTGTATAAAAGACATTGAAGTAAAGGCGCGCCTCGCTGAGGAGCTTATCCTTTTCTTAAAACCTTTTAGAGAAAAACGCGCAGAGTTATTAGCAAAACCTCAAGTTCTTCATGAAGCTTTACAACTGGGGACAGAAAAAATGCGCGCTATAGCCAAAGAAACTATGGCAGAAGTACATGACACCTTAAGGCTAAGCCAAAAATGGCGTTCTCGCATGTTGCCATAA
- a CDS encoding DUF5414 family protein → MAAQSKTLELEDNVFLILEGNLKRIFATAIGYTTFREFQNVVFNCSNGQQEIANFFFEMLINGKLIHDLPAEQKQASKSLITEFMMLIRVAKDVHERGEFINFITSDMLSQQERCVFLNRLSRVDGQEFLLMTDVQNTCHLIRHLLARLLEAQKNPIGEKNLREIQEDIISLKNHFEELEKSCQ, encoded by the coding sequence ATGGCAGCACAATCAAAAACACTAGAACTAGAAGACAATGTTTTTCTTATTCTTGAAGGAAATTTAAAAAGAATTTTCGCCACAGCTATTGGCTACACCACATTCCGAGAGTTTCAAAATGTTGTTTTTAACTGCTCTAATGGCCAACAAGAAATCGCGAATTTCTTTTTTGAAATGCTCATCAACGGCAAACTTATCCACGATCTTCCCGCTGAACAAAAACAAGCATCCAAAAGTTTAATTACTGAATTCATGATGCTTATTCGCGTTGCTAAGGATGTTCACGAGCGTGGTGAGTTCATTAATTTCATTACATCAGACATGCTCTCTCAACAAGAGCGCTGCGTATTTTTAAATCGTTTATCTAGAGTAGACGGTCAAGAATTCCTATTAATGACAGATGTTCAAAACACTTGCCATTTGATTCGTCACTTACTAGCAAGACTTTTGGAAGCACAAAAAAATCCTATAGGCGAGAAAAATCTCCGAGAAATTCAGGAAGATATAATATCCTTAAAGAATCATTTCGAAGAACTTGAGAAATCTTGTCAGTAA
- a CDS encoding pGP6-D family virulence protein — MGNLKTLLENRFKKNTQDKMETLTRKRMEGELSPFLSRFSDVKLSLNEEEKFRQLLQHYTFDEQISEEDFKNLCHLSAQIKQIHHQAVLLHGERIKKVRDLLKTYREGAFSAWLLITYGNRQTPYNFLVYYELFSTLPEPLKIEAEKMPRQAIYTLASRQGPQEKKEAIIRNYRGESKGEILDIIRREFPLISTDRRQTCLAKQALAFLSKGSQLLKKCSELSPEDHAALEKLIKKLQKVKSNFIPNTKV; from the coding sequence ATGGGAAATTTAAAAACGTTGTTAGAAAACCGTTTCAAGAAAAATACCCAAGATAAAATGGAAACGCTAACACGAAAGCGTATGGAAGGAGAGCTCTCCCCTTTCTTAAGCAGATTTTCCGATGTAAAATTATCCCTAAACGAAGAAGAAAAGTTCCGTCAGCTTTTACAACACTATACGTTTGACGAACAGATTTCTGAGGAAGATTTCAAAAATCTCTGTCACCTATCCGCGCAAATTAAACAAATCCACCACCAAGCCGTGCTTTTACATGGTGAACGTATAAAAAAAGTGCGGGATCTATTAAAAACCTACCGTGAGGGTGCATTTTCAGCCTGGCTGCTAATTACCTACGGCAACCGTCAAACCCCCTATAATTTCCTCGTATATTACGAGCTATTTTCCACTCTTCCTGAGCCCTTGAAAATAGAAGCAGAAAAAATGCCAAGACAGGCGATCTATACGTTAGCTTCTCGACAAGGGCCTCAAGAAAAAAAAGAAGCTATTATCCGTAATTACCGTGGAGAAAGCAAAGGAGAGATCTTAGATATTATCAGAAGAGAATTTCCTTTAATTTCTACCGATCGTCGTCAGACATGCCTAGCAAAACAAGCACTTGCCTTTCTTTCTAAAGGCTCGCAATTACTAAAAAAGTGCTCAGAATTATCTCCAGAGGATCATGCTGCCCTTGAAAAATTGATAAAAAAGCTTCAAAAAGTTAAAAGTAATTTCATTCCAAATACAAAGGTCTAA
- a CDS encoding ParA family protein — protein MKTIAVNSFKGGTAKTSTTLHLGAALAQYHNARVLLIDFDAQANLTSGLGLDPDCYDSLAVVLQGEKNIHEVIRPIKDTGLDLIPADTWLERVEVSGNLAADRYSHERLKHILASVENNYDYVIIDTPPSLCWLTESALIAAQYALICATPEFYSVKGLERLSSFIQGISSRHPLSVLGVALSFWNCRGKNNAAFADLIHKTFPGRLLNTKIRRDITISEAAIHGKPVFSTAPSARASEDYLNLTKELLILLRDM, from the coding sequence ATGAAAACCATCGCTGTCAATAGCTTCAAAGGTGGAACAGCAAAAACATCAACAACCCTGCATTTAGGAGCGGCTTTAGCACAATATCATAATGCTCGAGTACTTCTCATTGATTTTGATGCTCAAGCAAATCTTACTTCGGGCCTGGGTCTTGATCCTGATTGTTACGATAGCTTAGCTGTTGTTCTTCAGGGAGAAAAAAATATTCATGAGGTTATTCGTCCCATCAAAGACACTGGATTAGACTTAATTCCCGCAGACACTTGGTTAGAGCGCGTCGAAGTTTCAGGGAATTTAGCCGCAGATCGTTATTCTCATGAACGGCTAAAACATATTTTGGCCTCCGTAGAAAATAATTACGATTATGTAATTATCGACACGCCCCCATCGCTATGCTGGCTTACAGAGTCCGCATTAATTGCTGCACAATATGCTTTAATTTGCGCCACTCCTGAATTTTACAGTGTTAAAGGTCTGGAAAGACTCTCATCATTTATTCAAGGTATCTCTTCTCGCCATCCACTGAGTGTTCTAGGGGTTGCCCTCTCTTTCTGGAACTGTCGCGGAAAGAACAACGCGGCTTTTGCTGATCTGATTCACAAAACATTCCCTGGAAGGCTATTAAATACAAAGATTCGTAGAGACATTACGATTTCTGAAGCCGCCATTCACGGGAAACCCGTATTTTCTACAGCACCTTCAGCAAGAGCTTCTGAGGATTACCTTAATCTAACCAAAGAATTGTTAATTTTACTAAGGGATATGTAA
- the thrS gene encoding threonine--tRNA ligase, translating to MIRVICDNETFELPTGSTAADFASKIKNSHYFAGVVINDQIKDLSTTLSEGDVLKFVTFTDPEGREIFLHTSAHMLAQAVLRLWPQAIPTIGPVIDLGFYYDFANLSISEDDFPAIENMVEQIAKERFEISKKTFNDKQEALQEFASNPFKVELIQEFPEDENITCYSQGEFMDLCRGPHLPSTAPVKAFKLLRTSAAYWRGDPSRESLVRIYGVSFPTTKELKEHLHQLEEAKKRDHRVLGTKLDLFSQQECSAGMPFFHPRGMIIWDALIGYWKRLHQLAGYKEILTPQLVNRSLWEVSGHWSNYKENMYTLKIDEEDYAIKPMNCPGCMLYYKTRLHSYKEFPLRIAEIGHVHRYEISGALSGLMRVRAFHQDDAHVFLTPEQVEEETLNILNLVSELYSTFGLEYHLELSTRPEKATIGSDELWDLATAALERALINSNTPFVINPGDGAFYGPKIDIHVKDAIQRTWQCGTIQLDMFLPERFELEYTNAQGEKSTPIMLHRALFGSIERFLGILIEHFKGRFPLWLSPEHVRLITVADRHQPRAQELATAWQQLGFVVTVDDSNESVSKKIRNAQNMQVNYMVTLGDREIEENTLAVRTRDNRVLNNMTIDTFINTILEEKNSLSLTPLL from the coding sequence ATGATCCGCGTAATTTGCGACAACGAAACTTTTGAATTACCAACAGGCTCTACTGCTGCTGATTTCGCGAGCAAAATAAAAAATTCTCATTACTTTGCTGGCGTTGTCATAAATGATCAAATTAAAGATCTATCCACAACCCTAAGCGAAGGAGACGTTTTAAAATTTGTCACCTTCACAGATCCTGAAGGACGAGAGATTTTTCTACACACCTCTGCCCATATGCTAGCCCAAGCTGTACTACGCTTATGGCCCCAAGCTATTCCCACAATAGGTCCCGTTATAGATCTAGGATTTTACTATGATTTTGCCAATCTTTCCATTAGCGAAGACGACTTCCCCGCTATTGAAAACATGGTGGAGCAAATAGCTAAAGAGCGATTCGAGATATCTAAAAAAACATTTAATGATAAACAGGAAGCTTTACAAGAATTTGCAAGCAACCCATTTAAAGTAGAGCTCATTCAAGAATTCCCAGAAGACGAAAATATTACCTGCTACTCTCAAGGGGAATTCATGGATCTTTGTCGAGGTCCTCATCTTCCTTCAACAGCTCCTGTAAAAGCTTTTAAACTCCTACGCACATCAGCAGCATATTGGAGAGGAGATCCTTCTCGTGAATCTTTAGTAAGAATCTATGGAGTATCTTTCCCTACAACAAAAGAACTAAAAGAACATCTACATCAACTAGAAGAAGCTAAAAAGCGCGATCACCGTGTTTTAGGAACAAAACTCGATTTGTTTTCCCAGCAGGAGTGTTCCGCAGGAATGCCCTTCTTCCATCCTCGCGGCATGATCATTTGGGATGCATTAATAGGATATTGGAAACGTTTGCACCAACTTGCAGGTTATAAGGAAATCCTCACGCCTCAGCTTGTGAATCGTAGTCTTTGGGAAGTTTCCGGTCATTGGAGCAACTACAAAGAAAATATGTATACTCTAAAGATAGACGAAGAAGACTATGCAATTAAGCCCATGAACTGTCCTGGATGCATGTTATATTATAAGACGCGTCTACATAGTTATAAGGAATTTCCTCTAAGAATCGCAGAAATTGGCCACGTGCATCGTTATGAAATCTCTGGAGCTCTTTCGGGGCTTATGCGAGTACGCGCGTTTCACCAGGATGATGCCCACGTATTTCTTACTCCAGAGCAAGTAGAAGAGGAAACCCTAAATATTTTAAATTTAGTCTCTGAACTATATTCCACATTCGGACTAGAGTATCATCTAGAGCTATCCACACGACCAGAAAAAGCAACCATCGGAAGCGATGAACTATGGGATTTAGCCACAGCAGCCTTAGAGCGAGCTCTTATAAATTCCAATACTCCTTTCGTTATCAACCCTGGAGACGGAGCTTTTTACGGACCGAAAATTGATATTCATGTGAAGGATGCTATCCAGCGTACGTGGCAATGTGGAACCATTCAATTAGATATGTTCTTACCCGAACGCTTCGAATTGGAATATACCAATGCTCAAGGAGAAAAAAGCACTCCTATTATGTTACACCGAGCTTTGTTTGGTTCTATTGAAAGGTTTTTAGGAATTCTTATAGAACATTTCAAAGGTAGATTCCCTCTATGGCTAAGCCCTGAACATGTACGATTGATCACTGTAGCAGACCGACATCAACCTCGAGCTCAAGAACTCGCTACAGCGTGGCAGCAATTAGGCTTTGTAGTTACTGTGGACGACTCTAATGAATCCGTAAGTAAAAAAATCCGCAACGCGCAAAATATGCAAGTAAACTATATGGTTACCTTGGGAGACCGAGAAATAGAGGAAAATACTTTAGCCGTACGCACCCGAGATAACCGAGTGTTAAATAACATGACAATAGATACATTCATAAATACTATACTTGAAGAAAAGAACTCTTTGAGTTTAACTCCACTATTGTAG